In Triticum aestivum cultivar Chinese Spring chromosome 5B, IWGSC CS RefSeq v2.1, whole genome shotgun sequence, the following proteins share a genomic window:
- the LOC123115483 gene encoding pectinesterase inhibitor 8-like has translation MRPPTALVAVAAVALVLFGVDATVETTCKAAADKDAHVLYNFCVSELSKHIRSSDADTWGLAKIAANMGLNNAYGAIHGIERLLAKPGMDAKMKLALGQCQGLYENMKFAFAGAYDEINGRNYAVGKEEAAKAVSLADQCDDAFVKATVPSPLKQRSIYSVQIAIVCTAITNLIK, from the coding sequence ATGAGGCCACCGACGGCTCTTGTGGCCGTAGCCGCCGTAGCTCTCGTGTTGTTCGGTGTCGACGCGACCGTGGAAACAACCTGCAAGGCGGCGGCCGACAAGGATGCTCATGTCCTCTACAACTTCTGCGTGTCGGAGTTGAGCAAGCACATCCGGAGCTCCGACGCAGACACATGGGGCCTGGCCAAGATAGCGGCTAACATGGGCCTCAACAACGCCTATGGCGCCATCCACGGCATCGAGCGCCTACTAGCAAAGCCGGGCATGGATGCCAAGATGAAGCTGGCCCTTGGGCAATGCCAGGGGTTGTATGAAAACATGAAGTTCGCGTTTGCCGGAGCCTACGACGAGATCAACGGCCGGAATTACGCCgtggggaaggaggaggcagcaaaGGCCGTCTCCCTGGCGGACCAGTGCGACGATGCCTTTGTGAAGGCTACCGTCCCGTCGCCTCTCAAGCAACGTAGCATCTACTCCGTGCAGATAGCGATAGTCTGCACGGCCATCACTAACCTTATCAAGTGA
- the LOC123115484 gene encoding glutathione S-transferase 4-like, translated as MAPMKVYGWAVSPWMARVLVWLEEAGAEYELVPMSRNDSDHRRPKHLARNPFGEIPVLEDGDLMLYQSRAIARHILRKYKPELLGAGSLQESAMVDVWVDVDAHQLEPVLKPIVVNCIINPFVGRDVEQGIVDESVQKLKKLLEVYEARLSSNKYLAGDSISFADLTHFNFMRYFMATKHAVVLDAYPHAKAWWEALLARPSVKKVIAGMPPDFGFGSRRIP; from the exons atggCGCCCATGAAGGTGTACGGCTGGGCGGTGTCACCATGGATGGCGCGGGTCCTCGTCTGGCTGGAGGAGGCCGGCGCCGAGTACGAGCTCGTGCCCATGAGCCGCAACGACAGCGACCACCGCCGGCCGAAGCACCTCGCCAGAAAC CCCTTCGGTGAGATCCCGGTGCTGGAGGACGGCGATCTCATGCTTTACC AATCCCGTGCCATCGCAAGGCATATTCTCCGCAAGTACAAGCCTGAGCTTCTAGGAGCGGGCAGCCTTCAGGAGTCAGCGATGGTGGATGTATGGGTCGACGTGGATGCCCACCAGCTCGAGCCCGTACTCAAGCCCATCGTGGTGAACTGCATCATCAACCCGTTCGTCGGTAGGGACGTTGAACAGGGCATCGTCGATGAGAGCGTCCAGAAGCTGAAGAAGCTGTTGGAGGTGTATGAGGCGAGGCTGTCAAGCAACAAGTATCTGGCCGGTGATTCCATAAGCTTCGCCGACCTCACCCATTTCAACTTTATGCGCTACTTCATGGCGACAAAGCACGCGGTCGTGCTCGACGCATACCCGCACGCCAAGGCATGGTGGGAGGCATTGTTGGCAAGGCCATCCGTCAAGAAGGTGATAGCTGGCATGCCTCCGGATTTCGGATTCGGGAGCAGGAGAATACCATGA